Proteins encoded in a region of the Paenibacillus pedocola genome:
- a CDS encoding ABC transporter substrate-binding protein, whose amino-acid sequence MLRRKNYWLLFAILLLALTSLSPSMELDTTEGSYPLRQPQSLSEQPDSGDQGRVKSLSIRVSLSSEELKELERISSNYTLSSGIEVIISNVGNEENADMLKQELTTGESPDIIMTDGRNIADLATRGFLLPVDVYQSVPGSAPLTMLIPQMQWNGYDWGVPLDIDPYVLVYSPQRLAELGLAEAPKSLEQWGLLLNQLREQQEKTPGKEQYLLGLDSRNPYGYMTLLESMGFSLASDNTAALEWTQYARSYFYLSSRYNPDLWDMLQSGKLAIAALPLSEWQQYGNASLTAEAPMDMAGNKGYEAMHSRFFALPAGSSNPEAAVNWLAYITSSTAQLEWLENTKRLPALDELYQSSLPEITGLPFDSKLLLSEEAVTEEAPGRWNAFSAATTLLLTGKLDAAGYKAALSQKSE is encoded by the coding sequence GTGCTGAGACGCAAAAACTATTGGCTGCTGTTTGCAATATTGCTGCTGGCGCTGACAAGCTTGTCGCCCAGCATGGAGCTGGATACCACCGAAGGTTCCTATCCGCTGAGGCAGCCGCAAAGTCTGTCCGAACAGCCCGATTCAGGAGATCAGGGCAGAGTGAAAAGTCTGAGTATCAGGGTCTCCTTGAGCAGCGAGGAGCTTAAAGAGCTGGAACGGATCAGCAGCAATTATACCTTATCAAGCGGAATAGAAGTAATAATTAGTAATGTAGGCAATGAAGAAAATGCCGATATGCTTAAACAGGAGCTGACGACAGGCGAGAGTCCGGATATTATCATGACCGACGGCCGGAATATCGCTGATCTGGCCACCCGCGGATTTTTGCTGCCCGTAGACGTTTATCAAAGTGTGCCGGGCAGTGCGCCGCTCACGATGCTGATTCCGCAAATGCAGTGGAACGGATATGACTGGGGAGTTCCGCTGGATATCGATCCATATGTACTGGTATATTCGCCACAGCGGCTTGCCGAACTGGGCCTCGCGGAAGCTCCGAAAAGTCTGGAGCAGTGGGGCTTACTGCTTAATCAGCTGCGTGAACAGCAGGAGAAGACTCCCGGGAAAGAACAGTATCTCCTCGGATTGGACAGCCGCAACCCCTATGGTTATATGACGCTGCTGGAAAGTATGGGATTCAGCCTGGCTTCTGACAATACAGCCGCGCTGGAGTGGACGCAATATGCCCGCAGCTATTTTTATCTGAGCAGCCGCTATAATCCAGATCTCTGGGACATGCTTCAAAGCGGCAAGCTTGCCATTGCTGCGCTTCCGCTCTCCGAATGGCAGCAGTACGGTAACGCATCGCTTACAGCTGAGGCTCCCATGGATATGGCCGGCAATAAAGGATACGAGGCCATGCACAGCCGGTTCTTTGCACTTCCGGCCGGTTCAAGCAACCCGGAAGCAGCGGTCAATTGGCTGGCTTACATTACTTCATCCACCGCACAGCTGGAATGGCTGGAGAATACCAAACGGCTGCCGGCACTGGACGAACTGTACCAATCATCATTGCCGGAGATTACCGGTCTCCCATTTGATAGCAAGCTGCTGTTATCTGAAGAAGCTGTTACTGAGGAGGCCCCGGGCAGGTGGAATGCATTTTCCGCAGCGACCACCTTACTGCTGACCGGAAAGCTTGATGCTGCTGGATATAAAGCTGCACTCAGCCAGAAATCAGAATGA
- a CDS encoding PhoH family protein — protein sequence MKKIFVLDTNVLLHDPNSIFAFKEHEVVIPAVVLEEIDSKKRNADEIGRNARTVSRLLDGLRELGHLHSGVVLEHGGTLKVELNHRSFVKVQEMFGEVSNDNRILAVALNYLHEENEKAEPRPVVLVSKDVLVRIKADVLGITPEDYLSDRTGDLNELYSGCQSLLVHPSLIDEYYSHRSLSVKQLSLSYPLYPHEFVILKDEIGSGKSALLKVNSDASRLEPLYLGNDAVWGISARNAQQRMALELLLNEDIPLVTITGKAGTGKTLLALAAGLFKVEDEHRYKKLLIARPVVPMGKDIGYLPGEKDEKLRPWMQPIYDNLEFLFDTKKAGDIDKILMGLGSIQVEALTYIRGRSIPSQFIIIDEAQNLSRHEVKTIVSRAGEGSKVILMGDPEQIDHPYLDAASNGLSYIVEKFKQEGISGHITLEKGERSRLAQLAADLL from the coding sequence ATGAAAAAGATATTTGTACTAGACACTAACGTGCTTTTGCACGACCCCAATTCGATCTTTGCGTTCAAGGAGCATGAGGTAGTGATTCCGGCTGTAGTTCTGGAAGAAATCGACTCCAAGAAGCGCAACGCCGACGAAATCGGCCGCAACGCCCGCACCGTGTCACGCTTGTTAGACGGACTCCGTGAACTCGGCCACCTGCACAGCGGAGTGGTACTGGAGCATGGAGGCACGCTGAAGGTGGAGCTTAACCACCGCAGCTTCGTAAAGGTACAGGAAATGTTCGGAGAAGTGTCCAATGACAACCGGATATTGGCTGTAGCGCTTAATTACCTCCATGAGGAGAACGAGAAAGCTGAACCGCGTCCTGTGGTACTCGTAAGTAAAGATGTACTCGTCCGCATCAAAGCGGATGTGCTGGGGATTACACCGGAGGATTATTTATCCGACCGTACGGGAGATCTGAACGAGCTGTATAGCGGCTGCCAGTCTCTGCTGGTCCATCCTTCACTGATAGATGAATATTACAGTCACCGTTCTTTGTCCGTTAAGCAGCTGTCCTTGTCCTACCCGTTGTATCCGCATGAATTCGTCATTCTGAAGGACGAAATCGGCAGCGGCAAGTCGGCTCTGCTCAAAGTGAACAGTGATGCATCGCGGCTGGAGCCGCTGTATCTCGGCAATGATGCAGTTTGGGGCATCAGTGCACGTAACGCACAGCAGCGTATGGCGCTTGAGCTGCTGCTGAATGAGGATATTCCGCTGGTGACCATTACCGGTAAAGCCGGAACAGGTAAAACACTGCTGGCACTAGCTGCCGGATTGTTCAAGGTAGAGGATGAGCACCGCTACAAAAAACTGCTCATCGCCCGTCCCGTCGTACCGATGGGTAAGGATATCGGTTACCTGCCCGGGGAGAAGGACGAGAAGCTGCGTCCGTGGATGCAGCCGATTTATGATAATCTGGAGTTTCTGTTCGATACCAAAAAAGCCGGGGATATTGATAAAATACTAATGGGGCTGGGCAGCATTCAAGTCGAGGCGCTCACCTATATCCGCGGACGTTCCATTCCATCGCAGTTTATCATCATCGATGAGGCGCAGAATCTCTCCCGTCATGAGGTGAAGACGATTGTCTCCAGAGCCGGGGAAGGCAGTAAAGTCATCCTGATGGGTGACCCGGAGCAAATTGACCATCCTTACCTTGATGCCGCAAGCAACGGACTCAGCTATATCGTTGAAAAGTTCAAGCAGGAAGGCATCAGCGGACATATTACTCTGGAAAAAGGCGAGCGTTCCCGCCTGGCCCAGCTGGCCGCGGATCTGTTGTAG
- a CDS encoding YhcN/YlaJ family sporulation lipoprotein — MRKSMCLLLVLLLLTSCGIANKESSPSPQSQQSPETLSSQGNQEVRNLPDDNAATQGDATKAGQASDVQGESDVALKDHFEQLAIRVPGVNGAHCVVMNNLAVVGIDVDGSLGRSRVGSIKYSVAEAIRKDPRGIKALVTADMDLSNRLDEMGRHISKGNPVSGFAAEMADIIGRIIPQLPEDTKPQGNGQ, encoded by the coding sequence ATGAGAAAATCAATGTGTCTGTTGCTGGTACTGCTGCTGCTGACAAGCTGCGGTATCGCTAATAAAGAGTCATCACCCTCTCCTCAGAGTCAACAATCGCCTGAAACATTGAGCAGCCAGGGGAACCAGGAGGTACGGAATTTGCCTGATGACAATGCCGCCACTCAAGGTGATGCGACCAAAGCCGGACAAGCTTCTGACGTTCAAGGCGAAAGCGATGTTGCACTTAAAGACCATTTTGAACAGCTGGCTATAAGAGTTCCCGGTGTAAACGGCGCCCACTGTGTCGTGATGAACAACCTTGCAGTAGTCGGCATTGATGTCGACGGGTCACTTGGACGCTCACGGGTCGGAAGTATCAAATACTCCGTAGCCGAAGCGATCCGCAAGGACCCACGGGGGATAAAAGCTCTAGTTACCGCCGACATGGATCTTTCTAACCGGCTGGATGAAATGGGGCGCCATATTTCCAAAGGCAATCCGGTATCCGGATTCGCTGCAGAAATGGCCGATATCATCGGGCGTATAATCCCTCAGCTTCCTGAAGATACTAAACCGCAGGGCAACGGCCAATAA
- a CDS encoding pyridoxamine 5'-phosphate oxidase family protein — MSEAIAQLNETLLTMLQSETFVLLNTVDAESGGPTSTAISWIYAVSPSIVRLAVDHRSRLVNNMKVNPLVTITVFGEGTVHAINGRASVKQDPLLDVPFKMCCFDVEIDAVRNALFYGAQLESAPKYAKVYDARAAEKLDGQVFAAMQKAQ; from the coding sequence ATGTCCGAAGCCATTGCTCAGCTCAATGAAACCCTGCTAACGATGCTGCAATCGGAAACTTTTGTTCTTCTAAACACGGTGGATGCGGAATCCGGAGGACCTACGTCCACTGCCATTTCCTGGATCTACGCAGTGAGCCCTTCTATCGTGCGTCTTGCGGTGGACCACCGGTCCAGACTGGTGAACAACATGAAGGTCAATCCGCTGGTAACGATTACGGTTTTTGGCGAGGGTACCGTTCATGCCATTAACGGGCGTGCTTCCGTCAAGCAGGATCCGCTGCTGGATGTGCCCTTTAAGATGTGCTGTTTTGATGTTGAAATTGATGCGGTCCGCAATGCGCTTTTTTACGGCGCACAGCTTGAATCCGCCCCGAAATATGCGAAGGTATACGATGCGCGTGCGGCTGAGAAGCTGGACGGACAAGTGTTTGCCGCCATGCAAAAAGCCCAGTGA
- a CDS encoding LCP family protein: protein MNTSKGSLPPRSNGQQGGRGSQNRTAPQGKPKKKVKKRGFFARLVRLLLVLILIAVLAALGYAGFLYFKFEKGGFGVDQSVESGQLASAKPLTLLLLGTDNRPKHPSNLTDVIMVAALNPETKSATVVSLPRDTYVELSGYKKTKINAFYARFKAKEESSGILAEDEMKTMMSKYLDIDVDYVTVLDFQGFRDIVDELGGVDVNISADMCYTDSVDGTDINLKKGPAELNGDDALDYVRYRKSNCSPKTEASDDFDRNKRQNEVLNALVGQMQSLGGVLKIGKVLDAVDNNLETDIENAQIKSMIATYWKISKENIEFVPVTGTWRSPYVYINDEELENAKKSLHDRITGVAADGAAAAETP, encoded by the coding sequence ATGAATACAAGCAAGGGAAGTTTACCTCCACGATCAAACGGACAACAAGGGGGCAGGGGATCTCAGAACAGAACCGCTCCGCAAGGAAAGCCGAAGAAAAAAGTAAAAAAACGCGGATTTTTTGCCAGATTGGTCAGATTGCTGCTCGTCCTGATATTAATTGCGGTACTTGCCGCACTCGGGTATGCCGGATTCCTGTACTTTAAGTTCGAAAAGGGCGGTTTCGGTGTAGACCAGTCAGTAGAGAGCGGACAGCTCGCCTCGGCGAAGCCGCTGACCCTCCTGCTGCTGGGTACCGATAACCGTCCGAAGCATCCCTCCAATCTGACGGATGTCATTATGGTGGCTGCGCTGAACCCGGAGACGAAATCTGCGACAGTTGTTTCGCTGCCCCGTGATACCTATGTGGAGCTTAGCGGTTATAAGAAGACCAAGATCAACGCTTTCTACGCCCGCTTCAAGGCAAAGGAGGAATCCTCCGGCATACTCGCCGAGGATGAAATGAAGACGATGATGAGCAAATATCTGGACATCGATGTTGATTATGTCACTGTGCTTGATTTCCAGGGCTTCCGCGATATTGTGGACGAGCTTGGCGGAGTGGATGTTAACATCAGTGCGGATATGTGCTATACCGACAGTGTGGATGGGACAGATATCAATCTGAAAAAAGGCCCTGCAGAGCTGAACGGTGATGATGCACTTGATTATGTACGTTACCGCAAATCGAATTGCAGCCCCAAGACAGAGGCTTCAGATGATTTTGACCGCAACAAGCGCCAGAATGAGGTGCTGAACGCACTGGTTGGACAAATGCAGTCGCTGGGCGGTGTGCTCAAAATAGGCAAGGTGCTTGATGCCGTCGATAATAATCTGGAGACGGATATCGAAAACGCACAGATCAAAAGCATGATTGCTACCTATTGGAAAATCTCCAAAGAAAACATTGAATTTGTGCCTGTCACCGGAACCTGGCGCAGTCCGTATGTGTATATTAACGATGAAGAATTGGAGAACGCCAAGAAAAGCCTGCACGACCGGATTACCGGAGTTGCTGCGGATGGAGCCGCTGCTGCAGAGACCCCTTGA
- a CDS encoding YlaH-like family protein, which produces MQSWFADHPIVAYIVIFILLTYVYNRVFRVNQKLPIGKEIVLYLMMALGSGMLLIFQHDKLPIIQCLLVAVGLMLLVRVRYLVEARQRRKAAAAAKRQ; this is translated from the coding sequence GTGCAGAGCTGGTTTGCAGATCATCCGATTGTCGCTTATATCGTCATTTTTATATTGCTGACTTATGTGTATAACCGTGTCTTCCGCGTGAATCAGAAGCTGCCCATCGGCAAGGAAATTGTGCTCTACCTGATGATGGCGCTGGGCTCAGGAATGCTGCTCATCTTCCAGCACGATAAGCTGCCGATTATACAGTGCCTGCTGGTCGCTGTAGGGCTTATGCTGCTTGTGCGGGTCCGTTATCTGGTGGAGGCCCGGCAGAGGCGGAAGGCAGCGGCAGCCGCCAAACGGCAGTAA
- the typA gene encoding translational GTPase TypA, whose translation MHSRTEIRNIAIIAHVDHGKTTLVDQLLQQSGIFSAHETLQERAMDSNDLERERGITILAKNTAITYKEFLINIVDTPGHADFGGEVERIMKMVDGVLLVVDAYEGCMPQTKFVLRKALEQHLTPIVVVNKIDRPAARPKEVIDEVLDLFIELEASDDQLEFPVVYASALNGTSSLDPEQQDDNMQALYDTIIEHIPSPTEKVDEPLQFLVTLMDYNEYLGRIAIGRVNRGVIKQGQSVTVIMRDGKSKTARIEKLFGFQGLKRVETEEAGAGDIVAIAGIKDINIGETIADPANPEALPVLKIDEPTMQMTFLVNNSPFAGKEGKWVTSRKLRERLFKELETDVSLRVDETDSPDAFIVSGRGELHLGILIENMRREGYELQVSKPEVIVKEVDGTKMEPLERLLIDVPEESMGAVMESLGSRKAEMVNMINNGTGQVRLEFLIPARGLIGYNTHFLTLTRGYGVMNHAFDSYAPLIGGQVGGRHQGVLVSSETGTTTFYGMMGVEDRGILFLEPGTDIYEGMIVGEHTRDNDIIVNICKEKALTNVRSATKDETVKMKTPRMFSLEGALEYLNDDEYCEITPKSVRLRKKILNKGERERVEKQRKQAQASQA comes from the coding sequence ATGCATTCAAGAACAGAAATTCGCAATATTGCGATCATTGCCCACGTTGACCATGGTAAAACAACACTCGTCGATCAGCTTCTGCAGCAGTCGGGTATTTTTAGCGCCCACGAAACCCTGCAGGAACGTGCCATGGACTCGAACGATCTGGAGCGGGAACGCGGTATCACCATCCTAGCCAAAAATACAGCAATTACCTATAAAGAGTTCCTGATCAACATTGTAGATACACCTGGACATGCCGACTTTGGCGGCGAAGTAGAACGTATCATGAAAATGGTTGACGGTGTCCTTCTGGTTGTTGATGCTTATGAAGGCTGCATGCCGCAGACGAAGTTCGTACTGCGCAAAGCCTTGGAACAGCACCTGACTCCAATCGTTGTCGTGAACAAGATTGACCGTCCGGCTGCCCGTCCGAAGGAAGTTATTGATGAAGTGCTGGATCTGTTCATTGAGCTGGAAGCCAGTGACGATCAGCTTGAATTCCCGGTTGTCTATGCTTCTGCGCTGAACGGTACATCGAGCCTGGATCCGGAACAGCAGGACGACAACATGCAGGCGCTCTATGACACCATTATTGAGCATATCCCGTCTCCAACTGAAAAAGTTGACGAGCCTCTGCAGTTCCTTGTAACCCTGATGGATTACAACGAGTACCTCGGACGTATCGCTATCGGTCGCGTAAACCGCGGTGTGATCAAGCAAGGCCAGTCCGTAACAGTTATTATGCGTGACGGTAAGAGCAAGACTGCGCGTATTGAGAAGCTGTTCGGTTTCCAAGGCCTCAAACGTGTAGAAACAGAAGAAGCCGGCGCGGGTGACATCGTGGCTATTGCCGGTATCAAAGACATCAACATCGGTGAAACGATCGCTGATCCTGCGAACCCTGAAGCACTGCCGGTTCTGAAGATCGATGAGCCTACGATGCAAATGACATTTCTCGTGAACAACAGTCCGTTTGCCGGTAAAGAAGGCAAGTGGGTTACTTCACGTAAACTGCGTGAGCGTCTGTTTAAAGAACTGGAAACAGATGTCAGCTTGCGTGTAGATGAAACAGACAGCCCTGACGCTTTTATCGTATCCGGACGCGGTGAGCTTCACCTCGGGATTCTGATCGAGAATATGCGCCGTGAAGGTTATGAGCTGCAGGTTTCCAAGCCTGAGGTTATCGTGAAGGAAGTAGACGGTACCAAAATGGAGCCGCTTGAGCGTCTGCTTATCGATGTTCCGGAAGAAAGCATGGGCGCCGTTATGGAGAGCCTGGGCAGCCGCAAAGCAGAAATGGTCAACATGATCAACAACGGCACCGGCCAAGTCCGTCTGGAATTCCTGATTCCTGCACGCGGCCTGATCGGTTACAATACACACTTCCTGACCCTGACCCGCGGTTATGGCGTAATGAACCATGCGTTTGACAGCTATGCTCCACTGATTGGCGGTCAAGTTGGCGGACGTCACCAGGGTGTACTTGTATCCAGTGAAACTGGAACAACTACGTTCTACGGCATGATGGGTGTTGAAGACCGCGGTATCCTCTTCCTGGAACCGGGTACTGATATTTACGAAGGTATGATCGTCGGCGAGCATACCCGTGACAACGATATTATCGTTAACATCTGTAAGGAAAAAGCACTGACTAACGTGCGTTCAGCAACAAAGGATGAAACGGTAAAAATGAAAACTCCGCGTATGTTCTCGCTCGAAGGTGCACTTGAGTACCTGAATGATGATGAATATTGCGAAATCACTCCTAAATCTGTTCGCCTGCGTAAAAAAATCCTGAATAAGGGCGAGCGCGAACGTGTAGAGAAACAGCGTAAGCAGGCGCAAGCCAGCCAAGCCTAA
- a CDS encoding TerC family protein yields the protein MDSVVLLGEILMINLVLSGDNAMVIAMASKNLPEKHRKTAVWWGAAGAVALRCLLTFVAVLLLKIPYIQAGGGILLLWIAFKLLLEEEDEINVREEGSSVWKSIRTILLADFIMSLDNVLAIAGVAKGDLALIVIGIALSIPIVVWGSGIIVGWLHRFPVLVYIGAFILAHTAGEMLLQDAKFGPVLSFFMPSSHSLLPLALGIIVVLTGAFRRRLVSAR from the coding sequence ATGGATTCCGTAGTGCTGCTTGGTGAAATACTGATGATCAATCTTGTGCTGAGCGGGGATAACGCAATGGTCATAGCAATGGCCAGCAAAAATCTGCCGGAGAAACACCGTAAAACGGCGGTATGGTGGGGAGCGGCTGGGGCTGTGGCACTGAGGTGCCTATTGACCTTCGTAGCAGTACTGCTGCTTAAAATCCCATACATCCAAGCCGGTGGTGGGATTCTGCTGCTGTGGATTGCGTTCAAGCTGCTGCTGGAGGAAGAGGACGAAATTAATGTCCGGGAGGAAGGCTCCAGCGTGTGGAAGTCGATCCGCACCATCCTTCTGGCCGACTTCATTATGAGTCTTGATAATGTTCTGGCGATAGCCGGAGTGGCCAAAGGGGATCTGGCTCTGATTGTAATCGGAATTGCTCTAAGCATTCCGATTGTCGTATGGGGCAGCGGGATCATTGTCGGCTGGCTGCACCGTTTTCCTGTCCTGGTCTATATCGGGGCTTTTATTCTTGCCCATACAGCAGGGGAGATGCTGCTTCAGGATGCCAAGTTTGGGCCAGTCCTTTCGTTCTTTATGCCTTCTTCACACTCCTTACTGCCGTTAGCTCTTGGCATTATTGTAGTGCTGACCGGTGCATTCAGACGCCGGCTTGTATCCGCCCGGTAA
- a CDS encoding TerC family protein gives MNTTFTDFILPLLNIIFLDLILAGDNAIVIGLAARNLRGDTQKKAILLGTGGAIILRIIATILVVWLLKVPWLLLFGGLLLILIAYKLLTGESNEEAGDIQAGGTLWAAVRTIIVADAAMGLDNVIAIAGAANHNITLVIVGLLISVPIVVWGSTLFIKLINRYPWIIYIGSAVLGYTASTMITGEKRLEPFFGQHPVLHVLFIVLVIAGILAAGHWKRHLDHKKVPHSGTSG, from the coding sequence TTGAACACAACCTTTACGGATTTTATATTGCCGCTGCTGAACATTATTTTTCTTGATCTGATTCTGGCGGGAGACAATGCCATAGTCATCGGACTTGCAGCCCGCAATCTGCGCGGAGACACTCAGAAAAAGGCTATTCTGCTTGGCACAGGCGGAGCCATTATCCTGCGGATCATTGCCACCATTCTGGTAGTCTGGCTGCTGAAAGTACCCTGGCTGCTCCTGTTCGGCGGACTGCTGCTGATCCTGATTGCCTACAAGCTGCTAACCGGCGAGAGCAATGAAGAAGCCGGTGACATTCAGGCCGGAGGAACCCTGTGGGCTGCCGTGCGGACGATTATTGTGGCCGATGCAGCCATGGGTCTGGACAACGTCATTGCGATTGCAGGAGCTGCCAATCACAATATCACACTTGTAATTGTGGGACTGCTGATCAGTGTACCGATCGTTGTCTGGGGCAGCACCCTTTTTATTAAGCTGATTAACAGATATCCCTGGATCATCTATATCGGTTCCGCTGTCCTAGGCTATACGGCATCCACTATGATTACCGGAGAAAAGAGGCTCGAGCCTTTTTTCGGCCAGCATCCGGTGCTCCATGTTCTCTTCATCGTTCTGGTCATTGCGGGTATTCTGGCTGCCGGACACTGGAAGCGGCACCTTGATCACAAGAAGGTTCCCCATAGCGGAACCTCCGGCTGA
- the thiI gene encoding tRNA uracil 4-sulfurtransferase ThiI, with translation MMRDLETAAAASGGSSIEYADMLLLRFGEFTLKGKNRTRFEKTVLRHVKEMVKPYPKAVLSKEFGRIYVTLNGEPARELAEALKNVFGIASISPVKVSRSKFEDILAVSRTFLEIIAPAQGTTFKVSARRVWKDFPHGSIEMNKLIATPLLQGYPGLLVDVKSPELELKLEIREGHTFIFCEQIAGVGGFPLGTNGKAMLLLSGGIDSPVAGWSSMRRGLEVECVHFYSYPYTSELARQKVVDLARVLSRYAGVIKLHLVPFTEVQTSFTGIGQDNLIITLMRRAMLRITTQLAEREGALAVVTGDSLGQVASQTLSSMNAIGRATVLPLLRPLVMMDKSEIVELSKTIGTYDLSILPYEDCCTLFVPKSPTTNPNLRIVEKIEATLPGYSARLDAAVAGTETLSITPYGDEKPSDVVAAQAGLQEEWF, from the coding sequence ATGATGAGAGATCTTGAAACTGCAGCCGCAGCAAGCGGTGGAAGCAGTATAGAATATGCCGATATGCTGCTTTTGCGGTTCGGAGAGTTTACTTTAAAGGGGAAAAACCGTACCCGTTTTGAAAAGACGGTGCTACGGCATGTGAAGGAGATGGTTAAGCCCTATCCGAAGGCTGTGCTGAGCAAAGAATTCGGGCGGATTTATGTGACGCTGAACGGTGAACCGGCCCGCGAGCTTGCAGAGGCGCTGAAGAATGTTTTTGGCATCGCTTCGATAAGTCCGGTCAAGGTATCACGCTCTAAGTTTGAGGATATTCTGGCAGTCAGCCGGACATTTCTTGAAATTATTGCCCCGGCACAAGGCACTACGTTCAAGGTAAGTGCGCGGCGTGTGTGGAAGGACTTCCCGCACGGCTCGATTGAGATGAACAAGCTGATCGCTACACCGCTGCTTCAGGGATACCCGGGGCTGCTGGTGGATGTGAAATCGCCGGAGCTTGAGCTGAAGCTTGAAATCCGTGAGGGTCATACTTTTATTTTCTGTGAGCAAATTGCCGGTGTCGGAGGGTTTCCTTTGGGGACTAACGGGAAGGCCATGCTTCTTCTCTCTGGCGGCATAGACAGTCCGGTAGCAGGGTGGTCATCGATGCGCCGCGGGCTGGAAGTAGAATGCGTCCACTTTTACAGCTATCCTTACACAAGTGAGCTAGCCCGGCAGAAGGTGGTGGATCTTGCACGTGTGCTGTCGCGTTATGCGGGCGTGATCAAGCTTCACCTGGTTCCGTTTACGGAGGTGCAGACCTCTTTTACCGGGATTGGCCAGGATAATCTGATTATTACGCTGATGCGCCGGGCGATGCTGAGAATTACGACCCAGCTGGCTGAGCGTGAAGGTGCTTTAGCCGTAGTTACAGGGGACAGCCTCGGGCAGGTTGCCAGCCAGACTTTGTCCAGCATGAACGCTATCGGCCGTGCTACAGTGCTTCCGCTGCTTCGTCCGCTGGTCATGATGGACAAGAGTGAAATCGTGGAGCTTTCCAAAACCATCGGTACTTATGATCTGTCGATTCTGCCTTATGAGGATTGCTGCACACTGTTTGTCCCGAAATCACCTACAACCAACCCCAATCTGCGGATTGTGGAGAAGATTGAGGCAACATTGCCCGGATATTCAGCACGGCTGGATGCAGCGGTTGCAGGTACGGAGACGCTCTCCATTACGCCTTACGGTGATGAGAAACCAAGCGATGTCGTTGCGGCTCAAGCCGGACTTCAGGAAGAATGGTTCTAG
- a CDS encoding cysteine desulfurase family protein, whose protein sequence is MLYWDYAAASPPYEEVVQTMEQIMKLHYANPSSLHRPGAEADRLITRSREVCAAALGVQPQEILFTSGATESNNLAVKGAALQYRSRGRHIVTTEIEHPSVYESCLQLKSLGWEVTFVAPDRTGVVDPAQIAAAVRRDTVLVSVMHVNNETGAIQPLREIGSRIKAANRRTLFHVDGVQGYGKLETKIKEWQADLYSLSPHKVRGPRGVGILYVREGVALFPLLTGGSQEQGVRAGTENVAAVVASAKAIRMSGERREAFNQQILPLRNRLLEFVSGIPEFTVNSGRDGAPHIVHFSYPAVNGEVMARKLEELGMTVSTRSACSSRLAEPSRVLLSMGRNAAEALGGVRISLGDSHTEADVATLEQALLNAVQALKIVERGIK, encoded by the coding sequence ATGCTGTACTGGGATTATGCCGCAGCAAGCCCGCCCTATGAAGAGGTGGTGCAGACGATGGAGCAGATTATGAAGCTGCATTATGCCAATCCTTCTTCACTGCACCGTCCAGGAGCGGAAGCGGACCGGCTTATTACACGTTCAAGGGAAGTCTGCGCTGCTGCACTTGGCGTACAGCCTCAGGAAATTCTGTTTACTTCAGGAGCAACGGAGAGCAATAATCTTGCGGTAAAAGGAGCAGCCTTGCAGTATCGGAGCAGGGGACGCCATATTGTAACAACAGAAATCGAGCATCCTTCAGTATATGAGAGCTGCCTGCAGCTGAAATCACTGGGCTGGGAGGTTACATTTGTGGCGCCCGACAGGACAGGGGTTGTAGATCCGGCACAGATTGCCGCAGCAGTCCGCCGGGACACTGTTCTCGTGAGCGTCATGCATGTCAACAACGAGACCGGAGCGATACAGCCGCTACGGGAAATCGGCAGCCGGATCAAAGCGGCCAACCGCCGGACATTATTTCATGTGGATGGCGTTCAGGGCTATGGGAAGCTGGAAACGAAAATCAAGGAATGGCAGGCAGACTTGTACAGCCTGTCTCCTCATAAAGTCCGTGGTCCGCGCGGTGTGGGGATTCTATATGTAAGAGAAGGGGTTGCGCTTTTTCCCTTGCTCACTGGCGGATCGCAGGAGCAGGGAGTTCGTGCAGGCACGGAGAACGTAGCCGCAGTTGTGGCTTCTGCGAAAGCAATACGCATGAGCGGGGAGCGGAGAGAAGCCTTTAATCAGCAGATCCTTCCGCTGCGGAACCGGCTGCTGGAGTTTGTCTCCGGCATTCCGGAATTCACAGTAAACAGCGGCAGGGACGGAGCGCCGCATATTGTGCATTTTTCTTATCCGGCGGTGAATGGCGAGGTCATGGCCCGCAAGCTGGAGGAGCTGGGAATGACCGTCTCCACCCGCTCCGCCTGTTCTTCAAGGCTGGCGGAGCCGAGCCGGGTTTTACTGTCCATGGGCAGAAATGCAGCTGAAGCACTCGGCGGAGTCCGTATCAGCTTAGGTGACAGTCATACGGAAGCAGATGTGGCTACTCTGGAGCAGGCGCTGCTTAATGCTGTACAAGCTTTGAAGATTGTTGAGAGGGGCATAAAATGA